The genomic interval AAAATACTTCCCTTTCATTCTAACGAAATTACCCAATTTAATTCATCTTCTATTCATTAGTTGATTGAAGTTGACCCTTCATTGATTTTATTGTATATTTGATTTAATGAGAAAAGGATACTCATACCTACTTACAGGATTTTTCGGATTGGCATGTAGTTTTAGCTTATTTGCTCAAGACATTCATTTTTCTCATTTGAACCGTCAACCAATTTATCAAAATCCGGCTAACACTGGTTTATTCGCTGGAGACATCCGGCTCACTGGTAATTACAAAGATCAATGGAGAAGCGTAACTGTCCCTTTCCAAACCTTTGCTTTTGCTGGTGATATGAAATGGAAAAAGAAAGGAATTAATTTTGGAGCACTCTTCTTTCACGACAATGTTGGTGATGGATTTTACCAAACAATGGAATTCCTTGGAAGTATTGCTAAAAACTTGAAATTAACCAGTGATTCATCGCAAACGCTGAGTGTTGGAATTCAAGTTGGATTAAATTATCGAAAGGTCAATATGGATAAGTTCTATTTCGATAATCAATTTAACGGACTCATTTTCGATGCAAGCTTACCAACCAATGAAGCCTATCAAAACGATAGTAGAGCAAATGTAACAAGTGCCGCAGGAGTTGTCCATTCTTTCTATTACGGGAAACATAATTCCATTAAAACTGGACTGAGTGGGCATAATCTAAACCGTCCAAATCAAGGTTTTTACGGTTCAAAAGTACTTCGTGATATTCGAGTTAGTGTTTTTTCTCAAGTAGATCATGCACTTACAAGAGAACTTGCAATTGTACCAGGAATTGGATTTAATATTCAAGGAAAATACCGAGAGCTCATTCTAGGATCACAAATTCGCTACACCTTAATAAACAAATTAGGAACTTACCGAGCAGTTGATGGTGGATTGTGGTTTCGCTCCCGAGACGCCGTGGTTGTTCGTGTTGGTCTAGCCATTCAAAACTGGTCGGTTGCAATTAGTTACGATACCAATATTTCCAAGTTAATTCCAGCAAGTACCGCTCGTGGCGGATTAGAGATTTCAGCAGAATATATCATTACTCGTTTCAAACCCAAAAAAGTCATTCACCGCGTATGCCCAGATTATATTTAGTCTTTTTTGCACTCATTTCATTTTCTAGCTTTGGTCAAAATTTATTGGGCAAGTATTTGGATTTTGCGGATGAGCAATATGCTAAAGG from Fluviicola taffensis DSM 16823 carries:
- a CDS encoding PorP/SprF family type IX secretion system membrane protein: MRKGYSYLLTGFFGLACSFSLFAQDIHFSHLNRQPIYQNPANTGLFAGDIRLTGNYKDQWRSVTVPFQTFAFAGDMKWKKKGINFGALFFHDNVGDGFYQTMEFLGSIAKNLKLTSDSSQTLSVGIQVGLNYRKVNMDKFYFDNQFNGLIFDASLPTNEAYQNDSRANVTSAAGVVHSFYYGKHNSIKTGLSGHNLNRPNQGFYGSKVLRDIRVSVFSQVDHALTRELAIVPGIGFNIQGKYRELILGSQIRYTLINKLGTYRAVDGGLWFRSRDAVVVRVGLAIQNWSVAISYDTNISKLIPASTARGGLEISAEYIITRFKPKKVIHRVCPDYI